Proteins from one Anopheles nili chromosome 2, idAnoNiliSN_F5_01, whole genome shotgun sequence genomic window:
- the LOC128724420 gene encoding angiotensin-converting enzyme-like, which produces MKVLGYLLVVCGCYVGSSWSLPQVVVQRDELTEEQMVAALEQYDQDVRYHCNRNAIANWNVATDTENVFLQEVQNNISLEYAKFRNDYYEQYFKNANVESYQNEKVRKQLRLLKDLGTAALPAEKLASLNGIMRKMDTAYQLAEVCPYTNQQCGAADQKWTLDPELEKVLAESSDYDELEYVWRRWREESGKKMRTDYKDYVQLVNEAARLNGYEDYGALWRSKYDDSNLRHTLDRLWSEVEPLYDELHTYVRYRLFEVYGDRMDKENPMIPAHLLGNMWAQSWANLYERLKPFPNASLVDVTAKMKELGYNATKMFEMSDEFYQSMGLPSSAMSYGPKAVIEKPPQKIVCHASAWDFCDGEDFRIKMCTNINMEDFITVHHEMGHIMYYILYKDEPNLFRTGATPAFHEAVGDTIALSVATPNHLRKVGLLDEYEDSQADNINALFEMALERVAFLPFGYLIDMWRWDVFSGAVNESEWNAHWWKLREKYQKVYAPVARSEADFDPGAKYHIPASSQYIAYFLAHILEFQFYRALCIEAGQYDPSKDTSQPLHKCDFYRSKAAGDKLREGLSLGYSEDWQVALEKLTGEREISGKALLEYFEPLHQFLREENRKFNAAVMDKIIDRYSEQYSMACNRQVQAQYATQVDVGNVLLQQQLTEILAANTEFVLENYNRYFEGVDPKEFSNPSVNRQLQFLTEISINKLQHDDLSKLQIALGRMQNIYSSATICPYSNQQCSEGKLSLDPELYDVMAKSEDYDELKYVWNEWRRSTGRLMKRDYQDYVELMNQAGKLGGYDDMGELWRSAFEQEDFVDGMKRLWSELKPFYSELHKYVHRKLQAIYGEQMSEAGANIPAHVLGNMWAQSWVNLYDRTKPFANTVDLDVTEALKAKNYTTRQLFEIANEFYVGLGLPDNSMSYDVERGAMIDKPTDGRVVTCHASAWDFCDRQDFRIKMCTRMNMEDFVTIHHEMGHINYYILYKDQPVTLRSGANPGFHEAVGDTISLSVATPKHFEKIGLLQGYADTYEENINALYQKALDRVAFLPFGLLIDMWRWEVFAGKLDPAEWNKRWWELRQEYQMVSAPVPREAEDFDPGAKYHIPYDSQYVSYFIAHILDLQLHKALCAAAKQYDPKDPTKPLHKCDIDGSRAAGDLLRAGLSLGRSVHWSEALKAMTGETELRTDALLEYYKPLYEFLKEENAKAGKSRSAHVSLVLIVASCVVFLLRLF; this is translated from the exons ATGAAG GTACTCGGTTACCTTCTGGTGGTATGTGGCTGCTATGTTGGCTCGTCCTGGTCCCTACCACAGGTGGTAGTGCAACGTGATGAGCTGACCGAAGAGCAGATGGTTGCTGCCTTAGAACAGTACGATCAGGATGTTCGATATCATTGCAATCGGAATGCTATAGCAAACTGGAATGTGGCCACCGATACTGAGAACGTGTTTCTGCAAGAAGTACAA AACAACATATCGCTGGAATATGCCAAGTTCCGTAATGATTACTATGAACAGTACTTCAAAAACGCTAACGTCGAGAGCTACCAGAACGAGAAGGTTCGAAAGCAGCTTCGTCTGCTGAAGGATCTAGGCACGGCAGCGTTACCGGCCGAAAAATTGGCCTCACTCAACGGCATAATGCGGAAGATGGACACGGCATATCAGCTCGCTGAGGTGTGTCCGTACACGAACCAGCAGTGTGGGGCCGCAGATCAAAAATGGACCCTTGATCCCGAGCTTGAGAAGGTCCTAGCCGAGTCGAGCGACTACGATGAGTTGGAGTACGTGTGGCGTCGTTGGCGTGAAGAATCTGGTAAAAAAATGCGCACAGATTACAAGGATTATGTGCAGCTCGTGAACGAGGCTGCCAGATTGAACGGATACGAGGATTATGGTGCGCTGTGGCGTTCGAAGTACGACGACTCGAACTTGCGCCATACGCTAGATAGGCTCTGGAGTGAAGTGGAACCCTTGTACGACGAGCTGCATACGTATGTGCGTTACCGACTATTTGAGGTGTACGGAGACCGGATGGACAAGGAAAACCCCATGATCCCGGCGCATCTGCTCGGTAACATGTGGGCACAGTCGTGGGCCAATCTGTACGAACGGTTGAAGCCCTTCCCCAACGCGAGTTTGGTGGATGTGACAGCAAAAATGAAGGAGCTGGGCTATAACGCGACCAAAATGTTCGAGATGTCGGATGAGTTTTACCAGAGCATGGGATTACCGAGCAGCGCAATGAGTTACGGACCGAAGGCGGTGATTGAGAAGCCACCGCAGAAGATCGTTTGTCATGCCTCAGCGTGGGACTTTTGTGATGGCGAGGATTTCCGCATTAAAATGTGTACGAACATCAATATGGAGGACTTCATAACGGTGCACCATGAAATGGGGCACATTATGTACTACATACTGTACAAGGACGAGCCGAATCTGTTCCGTACCGGAGCTACTCCTGCCTTCCACGAAGCGGTCGGTGACACAATCGCTTTGTCCGTGGCAACGCCGAATCATCTGCGCAAGGTGGGTCTGCTGGACGAGTACGAGGACAGCCAGGCTGACAACATAAACGCACTGTTCGAGATGGCGTTGGAGCGAGTCGCTTTCCTACCGTTCGGCTATCTGATCGACATGTGGCGTTGGGACGTGTTTAGTGGTGCCGTGAATGAGAGCGAGTGGAATGCGCACTGGTGGAAACTGCGCGAGAAATACCAGAAAGTGTACGCACCGGTCGCACGATCTGAGGCCGATTTTGATCCGGGAGCAAAATACCACATCCCGGCTAGTTCGCAGTACATTGCGTACTTTTTGGCGCACATTCTAGAGTTCCAGTTCTATCGGGCGCTTTGCATCGAAGCAGGCCAGTACGATCCGAGCAAGGACACCAGCCAACCGTTGCACAAGTGCGATTTCTACCGCAGCAAAGCCGCTGGAGATAAGCTGCGAGAGGGTCTTTCGTTGGGCTACAGTGAGGATTGGCAGGtcgcgctggaaaagctgACTGGTGAACGGGAGATCAGCGGCAAGGCGTTGCTAGAATATTTCGAGCCACTTCATCAGTTTCTACGGGAAGAGAATCGCAAATTTAATGCTGCCGTCATGGACAAGATCATCGATCGGTACAGCGAGCAGTACTCGATGGCATGCAACAGGCAAGTGCAGGCTCAGTATGCCACCCAAGTGGACGTAGGCAatgtgctgctgcagcagcagttgacGGAAATTCTGGCCGCGAATACGGAGTTCGTGCTGGAGAATTACAATCGGTACTTCGAGGGTGTCGATCCGAAGGAGTTTTCGAATCCATCGGTGAACCGACAGCTGCAATTTTTGACTGAAATCTCCATCAACAAGCTGCAACACGATGATCTTTCCAAG TTGCAAATCGCGCTGGGAAGAATGCAAAACATTTACAGCAGTGCGACGATTTGTCCGTACAGCAACCAGCAGTGTTCGGAGGGCAAACTTTCGCTCGATCCAGAACTGTACGACGTAATGGCCAAATCGGAGGATTACGACGAACTGAAGTACGTGTGGAATGAGTGGCGACGCAGCACAGGTCGCCTGATGAAGCGAGACTACCAGGACTATGTTGAGCTGATGAACCAAGCGGGAAAGCTTGGCGGATACGATGACATGGGCGAGCTGTGGCGTTCCGCTTTCGAACAGGAGGACTTTGTTGACGGCATGAAGCGATTGTGGAGCGAATTGAAACCGTTCTACAGCGAGCTGCACAAGTATGTGCACCGCAAACTGCAAGCGATCTACGGAGAGCAGATGAGCGAAGCAGGCGCAAACATCCCGGCTCACGTACTCGGAAACATGTGGGCACAATCGTGGGTGAATCTGTACGATCGCACGAAACCCTTTGCCAATACGGTGGATCTGGACGTAACGGAAGCGCTGAAGGCTAAGAACTACACCACCCGGCAGCTGTTTGAAATTGCGAACGAGTTCTATGTCGGTCTCGGACTGCCCGACAATAGCATGAGCTACGATGTCGAACGTGGGGCGATGATCGACAAGCCCACGGATGGTCGCGTGGTGACGTGCCATGCATCGGCATGGGATTTTTGTGATCGGCAGGATTTCCGAATCAAAATGTGTACACGCATGAATATGGAGGACTTTGTGACGATCCATCACGAAATGGGCCACATCAACTACTACATCCTGTACAAGGACCAACCGGTGACGTTGCGCAGTGGAGCGAACCCAGGATTCCACGAGGCTGTCGGTGACACGATCTCACTGTCTGTGGCTACTCCCAAGCACTTCGAGAAGATCGGTTTGTTGCAGGGATACGCGGACACCTACGAGGAGAACATCAACGCACTCTACCAGAAGGCGCTCGATCGCGTAGCGTTCCTCCCGTTCGGGTTGCTGATCGACATGTGGCGGTGGGAAGTGTTTGCTGGAAAGCTGGACCCGGCCGAATGGAACAAGCGCTGGTGGGAATTGCGCCAGGAGTACCAAATGGTATCTGCTCCGGTTCCGCGCGAAGCCGAAGATTTCGACCCGGGCGCGAAATACCACATCCCGTACGACAGTCAGTACGTTTCGTACTTTATCGcgcacatccttgatctgcAACTGCATAAGGCTCTTTGTGCGGCAGCCAAGCAGTACGATCCGAAGGACCCGACGAAACCCCTGCACAAGTGCGATATCGATGGATCACGGGCGGCTGGGGATCTGCTGCGTGCGGGACTTTCGCTAGGCCGATCGGTCCACTGGTCCGAGGCGTTGAAAGCAATGACGGGAGAAACGGAACTTCGAACCGATGCACTGCTCGAGTACTACAAGCCGTTGTACGAGTTTTTGAAGGAGGAAAATGCTAAAGCAGGAAAGTCTCGTTCTGCCCATGTGTCGTTAGTTCTTATCGTTGCCTCTTGCGTAGTGTTTCTGTTGAGACTATTTTAG
- the LOC128731464 gene encoding solute carrier family 46 member 3-like: MRDLQPQKATEKSVSSELNMKERRKNPSSLREKYLYFKRNITVEPMLACYIMPSVLAGLATQNLNLEKACRVNLAYGDEVCDALTRRDTANYTHEEEMVQHLVARMAGWKTVLQSALPCLLILFWGSWSDRHGRRKPCMLIPIIGEFMTAIGLILCTYFESVPMEVAGITEALFPALTGGWFTMFMGVFSYIADVTTTEERTLRIGIVNLCFSLGVPIGMAFSGILLKHIGFYGVFSISASLYLLAFFYGAFVVKEVNITSEKERLKAQDKGLLADFFDREHVLETFRVAFKVGERQRRLRVIMLMIVVMVVIGPLHGEMAVIYLFTRYRFNWSEVEFSFFSTYGMLTGLIGTVFSVGVFSHLLKIDDALIGVMSCMSKILSSFVYAFAVTTWQLYLGPIIEMLNGTSFISMRSIASKLVASDELGKVNSLFGVAEALMPLVYAPMYTTVYSLTINVLPGAFFLLGGALTSPAVVIFLWMYRVHKREARELADEKRAEDKYRQMGDGGEINGTRTIATHQSERMKPSTGYGTGIVNAAFEEDCVVTGKKNQPVLTIVDQSKL; encoded by the exons ATGAGAGATCTACAGCCCCAGAAAGCCACCGAGAAGAGTGTGTCGAGCGAGCTGAACATGAAGGAGCGTCGAAAGAATCCGTCCTCATTGCGCGAGAAGTACCTGTATTTCAAACGCAACATCACCGTCGAACCGATGCTCGCCTGTTACATTATGCCGAGTGTACTGGCCGGTTTGGCCACACAGAACCTTAACCTGGAGAAGGCTTGCCGGGTGAACCTGGCCTATGGCGATGAGGTGTGTGATGCCCTAACACGCCGCGATACCGCCAACTACACGCA CGAGGAAGAAATGGTCCAGCATCTGGTGGCTCGTATGGCTGGTTGGAAAACGGTGCTACAAAGCGCACTTCCATGCCTGTTGATTCTGTTCTGGGGTTCATGGAGCGATCGACACGGTCGCCGGAAACCGTGCATGCTGATACCGATCATTGGCGAGTTTATGACGGCCATCGGGTTGATTCTGTGCACGTACTTCGAGTCGGTGCCCATGGAGGTGGCCGGCATAACGGAAGCTCTGTTTCCCGCTCTGACCGGTGGCTGGTTTACGATGTTCATGGGTGTCTTCAGCTACATCGCCGATGTGACGACAACCGAGGAGCGTACACTGCGTATTGGCATCGTAAACCTATGCTTTTCCCTCGGCGTACCCATCGGGATGGCCTTCAGTGGAATCCTTTTAAA ACATATAGGGTTTTATGGCGTGTTTTCGATCTCGGCCAGCCTGTACCTGCTGGCGTTCTTCTACGGTGCGTTCGTGGTGAAGGAGGTGAACATCACCAGCGAGAAGGAGCGGCTGAAGGCGCAGGACAAGGGACTGCTGGCGGACTTCTTCGATCGCGAGCACGTGCTGGAGACATTTCGCGTGGCGTTCAAAGTAGGCGAGCGACAGCGCCGGTTGCGCGTGATCATGCTCATGATCGTGGTTATGGTTGTGATTGGTCCACTGCACG GAGAGATGGCGGTAATTTACCTATTCACACGGTACCGGTTCAACTGGAGTGAGGTGGAGTTTAGCTTCTTCTCCACGTACGGTATGCTGACGGGGCTGATTGGGACCGTGTTTTctgtgggtgttttttcacACTTGCTCAAAATAGACGATGCGCTGATTGGTGTGATGTCCTGCATGTCGAAGATACTGTCCAGCTTCGTATATGCATTTGCCGTCACCACTTGGCAGCTGTacttgg GTCCAATCATTGAAATGCTCAACGGCACGTCGTTCATTTCCATGCGCTCGATCGCTTCTAAGCTCGTTGCAAGTGACGAACTCGGCAAAGTAAACTCGCTGTTTGGTGTCGCCGAGGCGCTGATGCCACTCGTTTACGCCCCAATGTATACTACGGTCTACTCACTCACGATCAACGTGCTGCCGGGGGCATTTTTCCTGCTCGGTGGCGCACTCACCTCGCCGGCCGTTGTAATTTTCCT CTGGATGTATCGCGTGCATAAACGCGAGGCCCGTGAGCTAGCGGATGAAAAACGTGCGGAAGATAAGTATCGGCAAATGGGCGACGGTGGCGAGATCAACGGCACACGTACGATCGCAACGCATCAGTCGGAACGCATGAAGCCATCAACGGGGTACGGCACGGGAATCGTGAATGCGGCCTTCGAGGAGGATTGCGTGGTGAcgggaaaaaagaaccaaccGGTCCTAACGATTGTGGACCAGTCCAAACTGTGA